A genomic region of Oryza glaberrima chromosome 1, OglaRS2, whole genome shotgun sequence contains the following coding sequences:
- the LOC127761300 gene encoding histone H4, with the protein MSGRGKGGKGLGKGGAKRHRKVLRDNIQGITKPAIRRLARRGGVKRISGLIYEETRGVLKIFLENVIRDAVTYTEHARRKTVTAMDVVYALKRQGRTLYGFGG; encoded by the coding sequence atgTCGGGGCGCGgcaagggcggcaaggggctcgGCAAGGGCGGCGCGAAGAGGCATCGCAAGGTGCTCCGCGACAACATCCAGGGCATCACCAAGCCGGCGATCCGGAGGCTGGCGAGGAGGGGCGGCGTGAAGCGCATCTCCGGGCTGATCTACGAGGAGACCCGCGGCGTGCTCAAGATCTTCCTCGAGAACGTCATCCGCGACGCCGTCACCTACACGGAGCACGCCCGCCGCAAGACCGTCACCGCCATGGACGTCGTCTACGCGCTCAAGCGCCAGGGCCGCACCCTCTACGGCTTCGGCGGCTGA